A window of Zavarzinella sp. contains these coding sequences:
- a CDS encoding DUF1080 domain-containing protein, protein MSAKPNWWACAALLFCVPLATAEDKDGFVSIFNGKDLSGWHNVNCHPSTFFVKDGKIITTGKPTGFLRSLKHYENFILEMEWMHINKEEVGNSGLFIWGDPLPAIGSPYTRGIEVQVLVNLEKENAYTSHGDIFSIWGATCVPDRPHPMGWARCLPSERRCKGGGEWNHYRVEAINGSVKLHVNGKEVSGVTKSSPRKGYIALESEGAECHFRNIRIKELPSTQPKATEIAELAKDHLLMFNGLDMTGWEFSKEHAKQWSYGGGNLRTKATDRPIPLTFETPLANGELQFDFRYPEAGKKTDFQISYGYGPPMGTLTVSPDGNMSANTNPPQTLQGKMGANWNRLKLVRKDQSVVVLLNNTSAGTIKDWRQLSKEGKLSISSKGAIQIMNMYATPE, encoded by the coding sequence ATGAGTGCAAAACCCAATTGGTGGGCATGTGCCGCACTGCTGTTCTGCGTGCCACTGGCGACTGCAGAAGACAAAGATGGCTTTGTTTCGATTTTTAACGGGAAAGATCTCAGTGGGTGGCACAATGTGAACTGCCACCCCAGTACTTTTTTTGTGAAAGACGGAAAAATTATCACCACAGGAAAGCCCACTGGCTTTCTGCGTTCATTAAAACATTATGAAAACTTCATTCTGGAAATGGAGTGGATGCACATTAACAAAGAAGAAGTGGGCAATTCCGGCCTGTTTATCTGGGGCGATCCGCTGCCCGCAATTGGTTCGCCTTATACCCGTGGCATTGAAGTTCAGGTGCTGGTGAATCTGGAAAAAGAGAATGCCTATACAAGCCACGGCGACATTTTCAGTATCTGGGGTGCGACGTGCGTGCCGGATCGTCCCCACCCGATGGGCTGGGCACGGTGCCTGCCCAGCGAACGTCGCTGCAAAGGTGGTGGTGAATGGAACCACTACCGTGTGGAAGCTATCAATGGCAGCGTCAAGCTTCATGTGAATGGCAAAGAGGTTTCTGGCGTAACGAAATCGAGCCCACGGAAAGGGTACATTGCACTGGAGTCGGAAGGTGCGGAATGTCACTTTCGCAATATTCGCATCAAAGAACTGCCCAGCACCCAGCCCAAAGCAACAGAAATTGCCGAACTGGCCAAAGATCACTTGCTGATGTTCAATGGCCTGGATATGACTGGCTGGGAATTTTCAAAAGAGCATGCAAAACAATGGTCGTACGGTGGTGGCAATTTGCGAACAAAAGCCACTGATCGGCCAATTCCGCTGACTTTTGAAACCCCACTTGCCAATGGTGAACTGCAGTTTGACTTCCGCTATCCAGAAGCGGGCAAAAAGACCGACTTTCAGATTTCTTACGGGTACGGCCCACCCATGGGGACTCTGACTGTTTCCCCCGATGGAAACATGTCGGCCAATACCAACCCTCCTCAGACACTGCAGGGGAAGATGGGTGCCAACTGGAATCGCCTGAAGTTAGTTCGTAAAGATCAATCTGTCGTGGTTCTGCTGAATAACACCTCGGCGGGCACCATCAAAGATTGGCGCCAGCTTTCAAAAGAAGGAAAGCTCTCCATCTCGTCGAAGGGTGCGATCCAGATTATGAACATGTATGCCACCCCGGAATAG
- a CDS encoding DUF2203 family protein: protein MSDSKRTFGSVKNASRNQQSVDLTTAQQMLPLVRSIVRDIVEKSDELERLQPEQARLESHRRELEWQERERRYTVNDQISSIESEYKKILEELRSLGISLIDAKVGRVAFPTKIHGRPAMFTWQPDEDNVGYWNYEDEETRHPIPTEWQSNSTK, encoded by the coding sequence ATGAGCGATTCAAAACGTACTTTCGGTTCTGTAAAGAATGCGTCAAGGAATCAACAATCGGTCGATCTGACCACCGCTCAACAGATGCTTCCTTTGGTGCGCAGCATCGTACGCGATATTGTTGAAAAATCGGATGAACTGGAACGACTGCAGCCAGAACAAGCCCGATTGGAAAGCCACCGTCGCGAGCTGGAGTGGCAGGAAAGAGAACGCCGATACACCGTTAACGATCAGATATCCAGTATCGAATCGGAATACAAAAAGATTCTGGAAGAACTGAGATCTCTTGGGATTTCGCTGATTGATGCGAAAGTGGGCCGCGTGGCATTTCCCACAAAGATTCATGGGCGACCAGCGATGTTTACCTGGCAGCCAGACGAAGACAATGTCGGCTATTGGAATTATGAGGATGAAGAAACCCGGCATCCGATTCCCACGGAATGGCAAAGTAACAGCACCAAATAA
- the nagB gene encoding glucosamine-6-phosphate deaminase: protein MELGQHLRKKSETERTSRFMAATFIPNARIRTQVFRTPAEVSRHAAQLIERIIREKSAAGRSTVLGLATGSTPVQLYRELIRLHREEGLDFSNVITFNLDEYFPMQPDDQNSYHRFMFENLFNHINIRKHNIHIPDGTISPGDAPRYCDEYEAAIRTAGGLDVQVLGIGRTGHIGFNEPGSSRNSRTRLVTLDRVTRRDAASAFFGEENVPLQAITMGCGTILDARQVILLAFGEHKASVVRKALEEPETEAIAASFLQSHQDARFLLDEPAAADLSFFRRPWEVSSVDWTPPMITKAVIWLSLKVGKSLLKLSEDDFRNHHLFELIREHGPAEKLGERVFNDREKTICHLPAGEIRKTVLVFSPHPDDDVISMGGTMIRLHEQHHKVHVAYMTSGNVAVFDHDARRFADFAASFNEFFNIGAEETAKVIAGIQDFLDSKLPGQNDSPDVLKIKSLIRETEARTAALACGIPPEQLDFLDLRFYRTGTKAKMPVQPEDIDDIVALLERLQPAQIYVAGELSDPHGTHRLCAEAIYESVRRVRRKGQQFEVWLYRGAWEEWEPHQIERAVPLSPETVVKKKEAIFRHQSQKDRAMFPGGSDKREFWQRAEERNRATAQLYDALGLPEFYALEAFVLWKDD from the coding sequence ATTGAACTCGGGCAACATCTGCGTAAAAAATCTGAAACAGAGAGGACATCGAGGTTCATGGCTGCAACGTTTATCCCGAATGCACGCATTCGGACGCAAGTATTCCGTACACCTGCCGAAGTTTCGCGGCATGCGGCACAATTGATCGAGCGGATCATCCGTGAAAAGTCTGCTGCGGGGCGTAGCACGGTGCTGGGGCTTGCCACTGGTTCAACACCTGTGCAACTCTATCGCGAACTGATTCGTCTCCATCGCGAAGAAGGTCTCGATTTTTCGAATGTGATCACGTTCAATCTGGATGAATATTTTCCGATGCAACCGGACGATCAGAACTCGTACCACCGGTTCATGTTTGAAAACTTGTTTAATCATATAAATATCAGGAAGCATAATATCCACATACCCGATGGGACCATTTCTCCTGGAGATGCCCCACGGTACTGCGATGAGTATGAAGCTGCCATCCGCACTGCAGGTGGGCTGGATGTGCAGGTGCTTGGTATCGGCAGAACGGGCCACATTGGCTTTAATGAACCTGGATCCTCCCGCAATAGCCGCACCCGACTGGTAACTCTGGATCGCGTCACACGGCGGGATGCTGCGAGTGCATTTTTTGGTGAAGAAAACGTCCCACTGCAGGCCATTACCATGGGGTGCGGCACCATTCTGGATGCCCGCCAGGTCATTTTGCTCGCTTTTGGCGAACATAAAGCTTCTGTGGTGCGAAAAGCACTGGAAGAACCGGAAACAGAAGCGATTGCCGCCAGTTTTCTACAAAGTCACCAGGACGCCCGCTTTTTGCTGGATGAACCTGCTGCCGCAGACCTGAGTTTCTTTCGCCGACCGTGGGAAGTGAGCAGTGTCGACTGGACCCCACCCATGATCACAAAAGCGGTGATCTGGCTGAGTCTGAAGGTGGGGAAATCTTTATTAAAACTTTCTGAGGATGATTTTCGCAACCACCACCTGTTTGAACTGATTCGTGAACATGGGCCCGCCGAAAAACTGGGAGAGCGGGTATTTAATGATCGTGAAAAGACGATCTGCCATCTTCCTGCAGGTGAAATTCGCAAAACCGTGCTGGTGTTCAGCCCCCACCCGGATGACGACGTCATCAGTATGGGTGGGACGATGATTCGTCTGCATGAACAGCACCACAAAGTGCATGTTGCATATATGACCAGCGGCAATGTTGCCGTTTTTGACCACGATGCCCGTCGTTTTGCCGACTTCGCTGCCTCTTTTAATGAGTTTTTCAACATTGGTGCGGAAGAAACCGCAAAAGTAATTGCGGGAATTCAGGATTTTCTGGATTCCAAGCTACCAGGGCAGAACGACAGCCCCGATGTGCTGAAAATCAAGTCTTTAATTCGCGAAACTGAAGCTCGCACGGCTGCACTGGCGTGTGGGATCCCACCGGAACAACTGGATTTTCTGGATTTGCGCTTCTATCGTACTGGTACGAAAGCAAAAATGCCGGTACAACCGGAAGATATTGACGACATTGTCGCCCTTTTGGAGCGTTTACAGCCAGCACAGATCTATGTTGCCGGTGAATTATCCGATCCACATGGTACCCATCGACTATGTGCGGAGGCAATTTACGAATCTGTCAGACGAGTTCGCCGCAAAGGCCAGCAATTTGAGGTATGGTTATATCGTGGTGCATGGGAAGAGTGGGAACCGCACCAGATTGAACGGGCAGTCCCACTGTCACCGGAAACGGTGGTGAAAAAGAAGGAGGCCATTTTCAGGCACCAATCGCAAAAAGACCGCGCTATGTTCCCAGGTGGTAGTGATAAACGGGAATTCTGGCAGCGGGCTGAAGAGCGAAACCGTGCTACGGCTCAATTGTACGACGCACTGGGCTTGCCAGAGTTTTACGCATTGGAGGCGTTTGTGTTGTGGAAAGACGACTAA
- a CDS encoding DUF4832 domain-containing protein — protein MCRIILISGLCLYFVGCQFALCETRTELEYATAPVDNPLKGLVPYQGDRRQFFPHSMEFNYIRYSDLVHGYQLFDWKPLEKMLNDIASRGHQAVVRVYLEYPNKTGAIPQFLLDDGLKLHKYTTDNGRTISETPDYEDRNLRRSLRNFIAAFGRKYDGDPRLAFMTAGLLGAWGEWHTYPKEELFASKEVQKEVMDAYEKAFRTTAVLLRYPASSTHPQYAMNAERHFGYHDDSFAWATLHTGKKGDEWFYMTTLKAAGTAAESKWKTKPIGGEIRPEAWGKVFDELPGTNKIQNFHQCVETTHATWLMDSGMFRKNQPQERIDRALKQVQRLGYEFYCPVVTISEVSNNTLEVSLEIVNRGVAPFYYDWRAQWGLLHDGKEVKLFPASGKLTGLLPSEPTRVWKNTLDLAGIDAGTYKLALRVPNPMKGGKPVRFANRTQQLDGWLLLDNIQIK, from the coding sequence ATGTGTCGAATCATTCTGATCAGTGGGCTATGCCTGTACTTTGTGGGCTGCCAATTTGCACTGTGCGAAACCCGCACAGAACTGGAATATGCCACCGCACCAGTGGATAATCCGTTGAAGGGGTTAGTGCCATACCAAGGTGATCGGCGACAATTTTTCCCACACAGTATGGAGTTTAACTACATCCGGTATTCCGATCTGGTGCACGGATATCAACTGTTCGATTGGAAACCATTGGAGAAAATGCTGAACGACATTGCTTCCCGTGGGCATCAGGCGGTGGTGCGGGTCTACTTGGAGTACCCAAACAAAACGGGAGCAATTCCCCAGTTTCTGCTGGATGACGGTTTGAAACTCCACAAATACACCACCGACAACGGCCGCACCATATCGGAAACACCGGATTATGAAGACAGGAATTTACGCCGTTCGTTGCGGAATTTTATCGCAGCATTCGGCAGGAAATACGATGGCGACCCCCGCCTGGCATTTATGACCGCAGGATTGTTGGGTGCTTGGGGGGAATGGCACACCTATCCCAAAGAAGAGCTCTTTGCCAGTAAAGAAGTACAGAAAGAAGTGATGGATGCCTACGAGAAAGCATTTCGTACAACTGCGGTGCTGCTGCGCTATCCCGCAAGTTCCACCCATCCGCAGTATGCAATGAACGCAGAACGCCATTTTGGCTACCACGACGATTCATTCGCATGGGCAACACTCCATACCGGAAAAAAAGGCGATGAGTGGTTCTACATGACCACCTTGAAGGCAGCAGGCACTGCAGCAGAATCGAAGTGGAAAACCAAACCAATTGGTGGGGAAATTCGACCGGAAGCATGGGGCAAGGTTTTTGATGAATTACCTGGTACGAATAAGATTCAAAACTTTCACCAGTGCGTGGAAACCACCCACGCTACCTGGTTAATGGACAGTGGGATGTTTCGGAAAAATCAGCCCCAGGAACGGATCGATAGAGCATTGAAACAGGTTCAGCGGCTGGGCTACGAATTTTATTGTCCAGTGGTCACTATTAGCGAAGTAAGCAACAACACACTCGAAGTTTCATTAGAAATAGTGAATCGTGGTGTGGCACCATTTTATTACGACTGGCGAGCGCAGTGGGGTTTGCTGCACGACGGGAAAGAAGTCAAATTGTTTCCTGCATCAGGCAAACTAACAGGTTTGTTGCCGTCAGAGCCTACGCGAGTTTGGAAAAATACGCTCGATCTTGCTGGAATCGACGCAGGAACCTACAAGCTCGCTTTGCGAGTACCAAACCCGATGAAAGGCGGGAAACCTGTGCGGTTTGCAAATCGCACGCAGCAACTAGATGGTTGGCTGTTGCTGGACAACATTCAGATCAAATAG
- a CDS encoding dual specificity protein phosphatase produces the protein MRTKWRRYWPVYTLGLISTLLVAFNFLVERLTQEPPNYSQIEDGLWLGGYVAEPPENTEAVLNLCEVPDQYQVKAHQWEPIRDAAPAPTLEWLRGQVQFIKNQRAAKRTVYVHCMNGVSRSGMVVVAYLMARNQWSRDQAIAQVRTKRPGLRPNPAFLQLLLEWEQAIFSK, from the coding sequence GTGCGAACAAAGTGGCGGCGTTACTGGCCTGTTTACACATTAGGCCTCATCTCGACGCTTCTGGTAGCGTTTAATTTTCTTGTGGAGAGATTGACGCAGGAACCTCCTAATTATTCTCAAATAGAAGATGGTCTCTGGCTGGGTGGGTATGTTGCAGAGCCACCTGAGAATACTGAAGCGGTACTGAACCTCTGCGAGGTACCCGATCAATATCAAGTGAAAGCCCACCAGTGGGAACCAATCCGAGATGCAGCACCCGCACCCACTTTGGAATGGCTACGGGGTCAGGTGCAGTTTATCAAAAATCAACGTGCGGCAAAGCGAACTGTGTACGTCCATTGCATGAATGGTGTCAGTCGCAGTGGTATGGTGGTAGTGGCCTATTTGATGGCACGCAATCAGTGGTCCCGCGATCAGGCAATCGCCCAGGTGCGTACAAAACGCCCTGGTTTACGTCCAAATCCAGCCTTTTTGCAATTGCTTCTCGAGTGGGAACAGGCAATATTCTCGAAATAA
- a CDS encoding LCCL domain-containing protein yields the protein MWQQLSFMALVAIVFPLGAQPAGPFTSKPPQLVDVVLTDKSKVRFQILEEKLQLKTEYGMLEIPMKDVVSIKIGLRISEAEEKIIANAIADLGNAEFRTREGAGKLLKEFREKSLPALKVALNHEDGEISKRAEEILFQMENLIPEERQQLPPYDVVTTKTSKIAGVLQKDTIQAKSIALGEVTLKLDFVDLLDTGNREEENLAKLAEPAPTTLTTHQQHVGKTFVFKVTGKLEGGSVWGTDFYTLDSDLARAAVHAGLVKPGQTKIIKVAILGPSVNFQGTERNRIVSSPYQSYPGAYRFVK from the coding sequence ATGTGGCAACAACTCAGTTTCATGGCATTAGTGGCGATCGTATTTCCCCTGGGTGCCCAGCCGGCAGGTCCATTCACCAGCAAACCACCCCAGCTTGTTGATGTGGTACTGACTGATAAAAGCAAAGTTCGTTTTCAGATACTGGAAGAAAAGCTGCAACTGAAAACAGAATACGGTATGCTCGAAATACCTATGAAAGACGTGGTTTCGATCAAAATAGGATTGCGGATTAGCGAAGCAGAAGAAAAAATTATTGCCAATGCGATTGCTGATCTTGGCAATGCGGAATTTCGAACGCGGGAAGGTGCTGGTAAGCTCCTGAAAGAGTTTCGGGAAAAAAGTTTGCCAGCATTAAAGGTTGCATTGAATCATGAAGATGGGGAAATTTCCAAACGTGCGGAAGAAATCCTGTTTCAAATGGAAAATCTGATTCCTGAAGAGCGTCAGCAATTACCACCTTACGATGTGGTTACCACAAAAACTTCGAAAATTGCGGGCGTACTGCAAAAAGACACCATCCAAGCCAAGTCGATTGCTTTAGGTGAAGTGACCTTAAAGCTGGATTTCGTTGATTTACTGGATACCGGCAATCGAGAAGAAGAAAACCTGGCGAAACTTGCCGAACCAGCACCCACAACACTTACCACGCACCAGCAACATGTGGGCAAAACTTTTGTTTTTAAAGTTACCGGAAAGTTGGAAGGTGGTTCCGTGTGGGGCACCGATTTCTATACGTTGGATTCCGACCTGGCACGTGCGGCGGTGCATGCAGGATTGGTCAAACCTGGCCAGACCAAAATTATCAAAGTTGCTATTCTTGGCCCTTCGGTAAACTTTCAGGGCACAGAACGCAATCGGATTGTGTCCAGTCCTTACCAGAGCTATCCAGGGGCCTACCGATTCGTTAAGTAA